The Lycium barbarum isolate Lr01 chromosome 10, ASM1917538v2, whole genome shotgun sequence genome includes a region encoding these proteins:
- the LOC132613793 gene encoding pentatricopeptide repeat-containing protein At4g31850, chloroplastic isoform X2: MGVIILSSSAICCNNFNCLSVTETRQSTSTLHLSFRAKCFRNLNFFPCEKTRKKHVSAKCLMKCSNEFLLVNGKPRNGVSSDEVLSSLKSILEPKKALSLLNCKKIRGENVGPTRCSMKCSNEVLLVNGKPRNGVSADEVLRDLKSFSDPNEALALFKSVANMPRVVHTTETCNYMLEYLRVNERISDMAVVFDLMQKQIIYRNLDTYLIIFKGLHIRGGIREAPFALERMKKAGFVLNAYSYNGLIHLILQAGFWQEALKVYRRMISEKLKPSLKTYSALMVACGKRRDTETVMRLLSEMDGLGLRPNIYTFTICIRVLGRAGKIDDACAILKRMDDEGCAPDVVTYTVLIDALCIAGKLDIAKEVFFKMKRGSHKPDRVTYITLLDRLSDRGDLDSVRDFLDRMEADGYKADVVSFTILVDALCKVGKVAEAFATLDEMREKGILPNLHTYNSLIRGLLRKNRVNEALELFDSMESLGVELTAYTYILFIDYYGKSGDPDKALETFEKMKAHGIVPNVVACNASLYSIAEMGRLGEAKSIFDGIKESGYVPNSISYNMMMKCYSNAGKIDEAIKLLSEMIESGCDPDVIVVNSLIDILYKDGRASEAWAMFYRLKDMKLTPTVVTYNTLLAGLGKEGKIREAYELLDSMALQGCAPNTITYNTLLDSLCKNGEVDTALTLLYRMIGPDVFSYNTVIFGLAKEKRVTEAFLLFHQMKKKIYPDCVTVYALIPILVKDGLINDAVKVVEGFVNQALNRLDRSFWPQLMEGVLGEAELDHSISFAEKLASNRICKNDLIIVPVIRVLCKQKKALDAHELFVKFKSTFGIRPTLRSYYPLVEGLLDVHLKELAWHLFKEMKNAGCAPDVYTYNLFLDELGKSGKVDELFELYEEMLHRGWKVDDALNYFEELKSAGLDPDLISYNLMINGLGKSGKMKEALYLLDEMQSRGITPNLYTYNTLILNLGIAGMLEEAGRMYEELQQLGLEPDVFTYNALIRGYSKSGDPDGAYAIYEKMMVGGCSPNSGTFAQLPN, from the exons CAAGAAATGGGGTTTCTTCTGATGAAGTATTGAGTAGTTTGAAGTCGATTTTGGAGCCAAAAAAGGCGTTATCTTTGTTGAATTGTAAGAAAATTAGGGGGGAAAATGTGGGTCCCACAAGGTGTTCGATGAAATGCTCGAATGAAGTTTTGTTGGTGAATGGAAAACCAAGAAATGGGGTTTCTGCTGATGAAGTATTGAGGGATTTGAAGTCGTTTTCGGACCCAAACGAGGCTTTAGCTTTGTTTAAATCCGTAGCGAATATGCCTAGAGTTGTGCATACTACAGAGACATGTAATTATATGTTGGAGTATTTGAGGGTTAATGAGAGGATTAGTGACATGGCTGTAGTGTTTGATTTGATGCAAAAACAGATAATATATAGGAATTTGGATACTTATTTGATTATATTTAAGGGTCTTCATATAAGGGGAGGAATACGTGAAGCTCCATTTGCTCTCGAAAGGATGAAGAAAGCGGGGTTCGTGTTGAATGCTTACTCGTATAACGGGTTGATACATTTGATTCTTCAAGCGGGGTTTTGGCAAGAAGCTTTAAAGGTTTATAGAAGGATGATTTCAGAAAAGCTTAAGCCGAGTCTTAAGACGTATTCTGCGTTAATGGTTGCGTGTGGTAAAAGAAGGGATACTGAAACGGTCATGAGATTGTTAAGTGAGATGGATGGTCTGGGATTAAGGCCGAATATTTACACTTTTACAATTTGCATTAGAGTGCTCGGAAGGGCTGGAAAGATCGATGATGCTTGTGCTATATTAAAGAGAATGGATGATGAAGGTTGTGCTCCGGATGTTGTTACTTACACGGTCCTCATTGATGCTCTTTGCATTGCTGGCAAGCTAGATATTGCTAAAGAAGTCTTTTTCAAGATGAAACGTGGGTCCCATAAACCTGATCGAGTGACTTACATCACTTTGCTAGACAGGCTTAGTGATCGTGGAGACTTGGACTCTGTAAGGGACTTCTTGGATCGGATGGAGGCCGATGGTTATAAAGCGGATGTCGTCTCCTTTACCATACTTGTTGATGCTTTGTGCAAAGTAGGTAAGGTCGCTGAAGCATTTGCTACATTAGATGAAATGAGGGAAAAAGGTATCTTACCTAATCTTCATACTTATAATTCATTGATTAGGGGCCTGCTAAGAAAGAACAGAGTTAATGAAGCGTTGGAGCTGTTTGATAGCATGGAATCTCTTGGAGTTGAGCTTACAGCTTACACGTATATCCTGTTTATTGACTACTATGGGAAATCAGGTGACCCTGATAAAGCACTTGAAACATTTGAGAAGATGAAAGCTCATGGAATCGTGCCTAACGTTGTTGCTTGCAATGCATCTTTGTATAGTATAGCAGAAATGGGAAGGCTTGGAGAGGCGAAAAGTATATTTGATGGAATTAAAGAAAGTGGCTACGTTCCTAATTCTATCTCCTACAACATGATGATGAAATGCTATAGCAATGCAGGAAAAATTGATGAAGCTATTAAATTACTCTCCGAAATGATAGAAAGTGGTTGTGATCCTGATGTGATCGTAGTCAATTCATTGATTGACATACTTTATAAGGATGGTCGGGCTAGTGAGGCATGGGCAATGTTTTACAGATTGAAAGATATGAAACTGACTCCTACTGTTGTAACCTACAACACTTTACTGGCTGGATTAGGAAAAGAGGGAAAGATTCGAGAGGCCTATGAGTTACTTGATAGCATGGCTCTTCAGGGGTGTGCTCCAAACACAATCACTTACAATACACTTTTAGATAGTCTTTGTAAGAATGGTGAGGTTGATACAGCCTTGACGTTGCTTTATCGAATGATAGGACCGGATGTTTTCAGTTATAACACTGTAATTTTTGGGTTGGCTAAAGAAAAAAGGGTAACCGAAGCATTTTTGCTATTCCATCAGATGAAGAAGAAAATTTATCCTGACTGTGTAACTGTATATGCTCTTATACCTATTCTCGTGAAAGATGGTTTAATTAATGATGCTGTTAAGGTCGTGGAGGGTTTTGTTAACCAGGCATTGAATAGGTTAGACAGATCCTTTTGGCCACAACTGATGGAAGGTGTTTTGGGTGAAGCTGAATTAGATCATTCCATTTCTTTTGCAGAAAAACTGGCATCTAATCGTATTTGCAAAAATGACTTAATAATAGTACCTGTTATTAGAGTTCTTTGCAAGCAAAAGAAAGCCCTTGATGCTCATGAACTTTTTGTAAAGTTCAAGAGCACATTCGGAATTCGTCCAACGCTAAGATCATATTATCCTTTGGTTGAAGGGCTTCTGGATGTTCATCTTAAAGAATTGGCGTGGCATCTTTTCAAAGAGATGAAAAATGCTGGTTGTGCTCCGGATGTTTATACCTATAATTTGTTTCTTGATGAACTCGGAAAGTCCGGGAAGGTTGATGAACTTTTTGAGCTGTATGAGGAGATGCTCCACAGAGGAT GGAAGGTGGACGATGCTCTGAACTACTTTGAGGAACTGAAGTCAGCTGGACTTGATCCTGATTTGATTTCTTACAACCTGATGATCAACGGTCTTGGGAAGTCCGGTAAAATGAAGGAAGCACTTTATCTTCTTGATGAGATGCAAAGCAGAGGAATTACCCCTAATCTTTATACCTATAATACCTTGATACTCAATCTTGGGATTGCTGGTATGTTGGAGGAGGCTGGAAGGATGTATGAAGAACTTCAGCAACTCGGTCTTGAACCCGATGTTTTTACATATAATGCTCTTATTAGAGGGTACAGTAAGTCTGGTGATCCAGATGGTGCGTATGCCATTTATGAGAAGATGATGGTTGGAGGTTGTAGCCCAAATAGTGGAACTTTTGCACAGCTACCTAATTAA
- the LOC132613793 gene encoding pentatricopeptide repeat-containing protein At4g31850, chloroplastic isoform X1, with product MGVIILSSSAICCNNFNCLSVTETRQSTSTLHLSFRAKCFRNLNFFPCEKTRKKHVSAKCLMKCSNEFLLVNGKPRNGVSSDEVLSSLKSILEPKKALSLLNCKKIRGENVGPTRCSMKCSNEVLLVNGKPRNGVSADEVLRDLKSFSDPNEALALFKSVANMPRVVHTTETCNYMLEYLRVNERISDMAVVFDLMQKQIIYRNLDTYLIIFKGLHIRGGIREAPFALERMKKAGFVLNAYSYNGLIHLILQAGFWQEALKVYRRMISEKLKPSLKTYSALMVACGKRRDTETVMRLLSEMDGLGLRPNIYTFTICIRVLGRAGKIDDACAILKRMDDEGCAPDVVTYTVLIDALCIAGKLDIAKEVFFKMKRGSHKPDRVTYITLLDRLSDRGDLDSVRDFLDRMEADGYKADVVSFTILVDALCKVGKVAEAFATLDEMREKGILPNLHTYNSLIRGLLRKNRVNEALELFDSMESLGVELTAYTYILFIDYYGKSGDPDKALETFEKMKAHGIVPNVVACNASLYSIAEMGRLGEAKSIFDGIKESGYVPNSISYNMMMKCYSNAGKIDEAIKLLSEMIESGCDPDVIVVNSLIDILYKDGRASEAWAMFYRLKDMKLTPTVVTYNTLLAGLGKEGKIREAYELLDSMALQGCAPNTITYNTLLDSLCKNGEVDTALTLLYRMIGPDVFSYNTVIFGLAKEKRVTEAFLLFHQMKKKIYPDCVTVYALIPILVKDGLINDAVKVVEGFVNQALNRLDRSFWPQLMEGVLGEAELDHSISFAEKLASNRICKNDLIIVPVIRVLCKQKKALDAHELFVKFKSTFGIRPTLRSYYPLVEGLLDVHLKELAWHLFKEMKNAGCAPDVYTYNLFLDELGKSGKVDELFELYEEMLHRGCKPIAITYNILISGLVKSNKVERAIDLYYDLVSLGFTPTPCTYGPLMDGLLKVKNFDKAKDFFEEMLEYGCRPNSAIYNILINGFGKAGDLIAACDLFNRMNKEGVRPDLKTYTILVDCLCTAGKVDDALNYFEELKSAGLDPDLISYNLMINGLGKSGKMKEALYLLDEMQSRGITPNLYTYNTLILNLGIAGMLEEAGRMYEELQQLGLEPDVFTYNALIRGYSKSGDPDGAYAIYEKMMVGGCSPNSGTFAQLPN from the exons CAAGAAATGGGGTTTCTTCTGATGAAGTATTGAGTAGTTTGAAGTCGATTTTGGAGCCAAAAAAGGCGTTATCTTTGTTGAATTGTAAGAAAATTAGGGGGGAAAATGTGGGTCCCACAAGGTGTTCGATGAAATGCTCGAATGAAGTTTTGTTGGTGAATGGAAAACCAAGAAATGGGGTTTCTGCTGATGAAGTATTGAGGGATTTGAAGTCGTTTTCGGACCCAAACGAGGCTTTAGCTTTGTTTAAATCCGTAGCGAATATGCCTAGAGTTGTGCATACTACAGAGACATGTAATTATATGTTGGAGTATTTGAGGGTTAATGAGAGGATTAGTGACATGGCTGTAGTGTTTGATTTGATGCAAAAACAGATAATATATAGGAATTTGGATACTTATTTGATTATATTTAAGGGTCTTCATATAAGGGGAGGAATACGTGAAGCTCCATTTGCTCTCGAAAGGATGAAGAAAGCGGGGTTCGTGTTGAATGCTTACTCGTATAACGGGTTGATACATTTGATTCTTCAAGCGGGGTTTTGGCAAGAAGCTTTAAAGGTTTATAGAAGGATGATTTCAGAAAAGCTTAAGCCGAGTCTTAAGACGTATTCTGCGTTAATGGTTGCGTGTGGTAAAAGAAGGGATACTGAAACGGTCATGAGATTGTTAAGTGAGATGGATGGTCTGGGATTAAGGCCGAATATTTACACTTTTACAATTTGCATTAGAGTGCTCGGAAGGGCTGGAAAGATCGATGATGCTTGTGCTATATTAAAGAGAATGGATGATGAAGGTTGTGCTCCGGATGTTGTTACTTACACGGTCCTCATTGATGCTCTTTGCATTGCTGGCAAGCTAGATATTGCTAAAGAAGTCTTTTTCAAGATGAAACGTGGGTCCCATAAACCTGATCGAGTGACTTACATCACTTTGCTAGACAGGCTTAGTGATCGTGGAGACTTGGACTCTGTAAGGGACTTCTTGGATCGGATGGAGGCCGATGGTTATAAAGCGGATGTCGTCTCCTTTACCATACTTGTTGATGCTTTGTGCAAAGTAGGTAAGGTCGCTGAAGCATTTGCTACATTAGATGAAATGAGGGAAAAAGGTATCTTACCTAATCTTCATACTTATAATTCATTGATTAGGGGCCTGCTAAGAAAGAACAGAGTTAATGAAGCGTTGGAGCTGTTTGATAGCATGGAATCTCTTGGAGTTGAGCTTACAGCTTACACGTATATCCTGTTTATTGACTACTATGGGAAATCAGGTGACCCTGATAAAGCACTTGAAACATTTGAGAAGATGAAAGCTCATGGAATCGTGCCTAACGTTGTTGCTTGCAATGCATCTTTGTATAGTATAGCAGAAATGGGAAGGCTTGGAGAGGCGAAAAGTATATTTGATGGAATTAAAGAAAGTGGCTACGTTCCTAATTCTATCTCCTACAACATGATGATGAAATGCTATAGCAATGCAGGAAAAATTGATGAAGCTATTAAATTACTCTCCGAAATGATAGAAAGTGGTTGTGATCCTGATGTGATCGTAGTCAATTCATTGATTGACATACTTTATAAGGATGGTCGGGCTAGTGAGGCATGGGCAATGTTTTACAGATTGAAAGATATGAAACTGACTCCTACTGTTGTAACCTACAACACTTTACTGGCTGGATTAGGAAAAGAGGGAAAGATTCGAGAGGCCTATGAGTTACTTGATAGCATGGCTCTTCAGGGGTGTGCTCCAAACACAATCACTTACAATACACTTTTAGATAGTCTTTGTAAGAATGGTGAGGTTGATACAGCCTTGACGTTGCTTTATCGAATGATAGGACCGGATGTTTTCAGTTATAACACTGTAATTTTTGGGTTGGCTAAAGAAAAAAGGGTAACCGAAGCATTTTTGCTATTCCATCAGATGAAGAAGAAAATTTATCCTGACTGTGTAACTGTATATGCTCTTATACCTATTCTCGTGAAAGATGGTTTAATTAATGATGCTGTTAAGGTCGTGGAGGGTTTTGTTAACCAGGCATTGAATAGGTTAGACAGATCCTTTTGGCCACAACTGATGGAAGGTGTTTTGGGTGAAGCTGAATTAGATCATTCCATTTCTTTTGCAGAAAAACTGGCATCTAATCGTATTTGCAAAAATGACTTAATAATAGTACCTGTTATTAGAGTTCTTTGCAAGCAAAAGAAAGCCCTTGATGCTCATGAACTTTTTGTAAAGTTCAAGAGCACATTCGGAATTCGTCCAACGCTAAGATCATATTATCCTTTGGTTGAAGGGCTTCTGGATGTTCATCTTAAAGAATTGGCGTGGCATCTTTTCAAAGAGATGAAAAATGCTGGTTGTGCTCCGGATGTTTATACCTATAATTTGTTTCTTGATGAACTCGGAAAGTCCGGGAAGGTTGATGAACTTTTTGAGCTGTATGAGGAGATGCTCCACAGAGGATGTAAGCCAATCGCGATAACTTACAATATTCTCATTTCTGGTTTGGTGAAGTCTAATAAAGTAGAGAGAGCAATAGATTTGTACTATGATCTTGTAAGTTTAGGGTTTACACCTACTCCTTGTACATATGGTCCTCTCATGGATGGGCTTTTGAAGGTTAAAAATTTTGACAAAGCAAAGGACTTTTTTGAGGAAATGTTGGAATACGGATGCCGACCTAATTCCGCTATCTACAACATTCTCATAAATGGGTTTGGGAAAGCCGGTGATCTGATAGCTGCTTGTGATCTCTTTAACAGAATGAATAAAGAAGGAGTTAGACCAGATTTAAAGACGTACACCATTCTTGTAGATTGCCTATGCACTGCag GGAAGGTGGACGATGCTCTGAACTACTTTGAGGAACTGAAGTCAGCTGGACTTGATCCTGATTTGATTTCTTACAACCTGATGATCAACGGTCTTGGGAAGTCCGGTAAAATGAAGGAAGCACTTTATCTTCTTGATGAGATGCAAAGCAGAGGAATTACCCCTAATCTTTATACCTATAATACCTTGATACTCAATCTTGGGATTGCTGGTATGTTGGAGGAGGCTGGAAGGATGTATGAAGAACTTCAGCAACTCGGTCTTGAACCCGATGTTTTTACATATAATGCTCTTATTAGAGGGTACAGTAAGTCTGGTGATCCAGATGGTGCGTATGCCATTTATGAGAAGATGATGGTTGGAGGTTGTAGCCCAAATAGTGGAACTTTTGCACAGCTACCTAATTAA